The proteins below are encoded in one region of Aquisphaera giovannonii:
- the sufB gene encoding Fe-S cluster assembly protein SufB: MSTDLNLQVAGIKDEYKYGFRDSDEHYSFKSGRGLTRSIVEQISEMKSEPDWMRRFRLEALEAFQQKPMPNWGGQLSELNFDDIHYYMKAADRQGKSWDDVPADIKNTFDKLGIPEAERKFLAGVGAQYESEVVYHSLREDLQKKGVIFVDTDTAVREHPDLVREYFGTIIPIHDNKFAALNSAVWSGGSFVYIPAGVKVDIPLQAYFRINAQNMGQFERTLMIVEEGAQVHYVEGCTAPMYSTESLHSAVVEIVVKKGGRCRYTTIQNWANNIYNLVTKRAVAHEDALMEWVDGNLGSRLTMKYPAVYMMGKGARGEILSIAFAGKGQHQDAGAKVVHAAPYTSSRIISKSISKNGGRASYRGLLKVADGAKGSKSNVVCDALILDPLSRSDTYPYIEIDEDDVKIGHEASVSKIGEEQLFYLMSRGLSEAEASTLIVSGFIEPLVKELPMEYAVEMNKLIQLQMEGSVG; encoded by the coding sequence ATGTCGACCGACCTCAACCTCCAGGTGGCCGGGATCAAGGACGAGTACAAGTACGGCTTCCGCGACTCCGACGAGCACTACTCCTTCAAGAGCGGCCGGGGCCTGACCCGCTCGATCGTCGAGCAGATCTCCGAGATGAAGTCCGAGCCGGACTGGATGCGCCGGTTCCGCCTCGAGGCCCTGGAGGCCTTCCAGCAGAAGCCGATGCCCAACTGGGGCGGCCAGCTCTCCGAGCTGAACTTCGACGATATCCACTACTACATGAAGGCCGCCGACCGCCAGGGCAAGTCCTGGGACGACGTCCCGGCCGACATCAAGAACACCTTCGACAAGCTGGGCATCCCCGAGGCCGAGCGGAAGTTCCTCGCCGGCGTCGGCGCCCAGTACGAGTCGGAGGTGGTCTACCACAGCCTCCGCGAGGACCTCCAGAAGAAGGGGGTCATCTTCGTCGACACCGACACCGCCGTCCGCGAGCACCCGGACCTGGTGCGGGAGTACTTCGGGACGATCATCCCGATCCACGACAACAAGTTCGCGGCCCTGAACTCGGCCGTCTGGAGCGGCGGCTCGTTCGTCTACATCCCGGCCGGCGTGAAGGTGGACATCCCCCTCCAGGCGTACTTCCGCATCAACGCCCAGAACATGGGCCAGTTCGAGCGGACGCTGATGATCGTCGAGGAGGGGGCCCAGGTCCACTACGTCGAGGGCTGCACCGCCCCGATGTACTCCACCGAGAGCCTCCACTCGGCGGTCGTCGAGATCGTCGTCAAGAAGGGGGGCCGCTGCCGCTACACGACCATCCAGAACTGGGCGAACAACATCTACAACCTCGTGACCAAGCGCGCGGTCGCCCACGAGGACGCCCTGATGGAGTGGGTCGACGGCAACCTCGGCAGCAGGCTGACGATGAAGTACCCGGCCGTCTACATGATGGGCAAGGGGGCCCGCGGCGAGATCCTCTCGATCGCGTTCGCCGGCAAGGGCCAGCACCAGGACGCCGGCGCCAAGGTCGTCCACGCGGCGCCCTACACGAGCTCCCGGATCATCTCCAAGAGCATCAGCAAGAACGGCGGGCGGGCGAGCTACCGCGGCCTCCTCAAGGTCGCCGACGGCGCCAAGGGCTCGAAGTCGAACGTCGTCTGCGACGCCCTGATCCTCGACCCGCTCAGCCGGTCCGACACCTACCCCTACATCGAGATCGACGAGGACGACGTCAAGATCGGCCACGAGGCCAGCGTCTCCAAGATCGGGGAGGAGCAGCTCTTCTACCTGATGAGCCGCGGCCTCTCCGAGGCGGAGGCCTCCACCCTGATCGTCAGCGGCTTCATCGAGCCCCTGGTCAAGGAGCTGCCGATGGAGTACGCCGTCGAGATGAACAAGCTGATCCAGCTCCAGATGGAAGGCTCCGTGGGCTGA
- the sufD gene encoding Fe-S cluster assembly protein SufD, which translates to MSSASVSTTIPGGFAEPAFEAFLGRRDEPAWLVARRREAFARFRAFAWPTGRDEEWRRTDIRALKLDQFSPVAGDAAAGAAAPALDRVWEGLAAHYATGIQHVNGEAVRHADAGKLGGAVFLDLGRAVRECPEVLERHLMTTAVKASDDVFAALHGAFWSGGTLLYVPKGVRVEGPLFSVAGMAGAGNVDLGHTLVVLEEGAEATLVRETASAGRGEAQALHVGALEVIQAPGSRFRLVNIQNWDDSTWHISRERAVLGRDASIQWTVGAVGARLAKVNQEVALAGRGADAQVNGVMFTAGRQHLAYFTRQDHIAPNTTSDLLYKGGLKGRSRVVWKGMIRVEKDAQRTDAYQKDDNLILSDAARADSIPGLEIEANDVRCTHGATAGRVDEDMIFYSQARGVPRAEAVRLIVEGFFANVYDRITLEPVRETLRQAVAAKLGIAD; encoded by the coding sequence ATGAGCAGCGCATCCGTGAGCACCACGATCCCGGGCGGGTTCGCCGAGCCCGCCTTCGAAGCGTTCCTCGGGCGTCGCGACGAGCCCGCCTGGCTCGTCGCCCGCCGCCGCGAGGCCTTCGCGCGCTTCCGCGCGTTCGCCTGGCCGACCGGCCGCGACGAGGAATGGCGGCGGACCGACATCCGCGCCCTCAAGCTCGACCAGTTCTCGCCCGTCGCGGGCGACGCCGCGGCGGGCGCGGCGGCCCCGGCCCTCGATCGCGTCTGGGAAGGCCTGGCCGCCCACTACGCCACCGGGATCCAGCACGTCAACGGCGAGGCCGTCCGCCACGCCGACGCCGGCAAGCTCGGCGGCGCGGTCTTCCTCGACCTGGGCCGCGCCGTCCGGGAGTGCCCCGAGGTCCTCGAGCGGCACCTCATGACCACCGCGGTCAAGGCCTCCGACGACGTCTTCGCCGCCCTCCACGGCGCCTTCTGGTCCGGCGGCACCCTGCTGTACGTCCCGAAGGGGGTCCGGGTCGAGGGCCCGCTGTTCAGCGTCGCCGGCATGGCCGGGGCGGGGAACGTCGACCTCGGCCACACGCTCGTCGTCCTGGAGGAGGGGGCCGAGGCCACCCTCGTCAGGGAGACGGCCTCCGCCGGCCGGGGCGAGGCGCAGGCGCTGCACGTCGGGGCCCTGGAGGTCATCCAGGCGCCCGGCTCGCGGTTCCGCCTGGTGAACATCCAGAACTGGGACGACTCCACCTGGCACATCAGCCGCGAGCGGGCCGTCCTGGGCCGCGACGCGTCCATCCAGTGGACCGTCGGCGCCGTCGGCGCCCGGCTCGCCAAGGTCAACCAGGAGGTGGCCCTCGCCGGCCGGGGGGCGGACGCCCAGGTCAACGGCGTCATGTTCACCGCCGGCCGCCAGCACCTGGCCTACTTCACCCGCCAGGACCACATCGCCCCCAACACCACCAGCGACCTGCTCTACAAGGGCGGGCTCAAGGGCCGATCCCGGGTCGTCTGGAAGGGCATGATCCGCGTCGAGAAGGACGCCCAGCGCACCGACGCCTACCAGAAGGACGACAACCTGATCCTCTCCGACGCCGCCCGGGCCGACTCGATCCCGGGGCTGGAGATCGAGGCCAACGACGTCCGCTGCACCCACGGGGCGACCGCCGGCCGCGTGGACGAGGACATGATCTTCTACTCCCAGGCCCGCGGCGTCCCCCGCGCCGAGGCCGTCCGCCTCATCGTCGAGGGCTTCTTCGCCAACGTCTACGACCGGATCACCCTGGAGCCGGTCCGGGAGACCCTTCGCCAGGCCGTCGCCGCCAAGCTGGGCATCGCCGACTGA
- a CDS encoding sulfurtransferase: MAESYAHPEALVSADWVQEHLDDPKVRVVESDEDILLYDLGHVPGAVRIDWQGDLQDQIVRDYINPEKFAELCSRSGIAPDTTVVFYGDKSNWWACYAFWAFTLFGHERCKVMNGGRKLWMDQKRPTSTEVPSYPPTKYHVAGDREPQIRAFRDEVLAHLKAKRPLIDVRSPKEFTGEMLHMEDYPQEGSLRGGHIPGAKNVPWSRAVNEDGTFKSAAELRAIFEQEAGLKPADDVIAYCRIGERSSLTWFVLTYLLGYSHVRNYDGSWTEWGNLVRVPIATGA, translated from the coding sequence ATGGCAGAATCGTACGCCCATCCCGAGGCCCTCGTCTCCGCCGACTGGGTCCAGGAGCACCTGGACGACCCCAAGGTCCGGGTCGTCGAGAGCGACGAGGACATCCTCCTGTACGACCTCGGCCACGTCCCGGGCGCCGTCCGGATCGACTGGCAGGGGGACCTCCAGGACCAGATCGTCCGGGACTACATCAACCCGGAGAAGTTCGCCGAGCTCTGCTCCCGCAGCGGCATCGCCCCGGACACGACCGTCGTCTTCTACGGCGACAAGTCGAACTGGTGGGCCTGCTACGCCTTCTGGGCCTTCACGCTCTTCGGCCACGAGCGCTGCAAGGTCATGAACGGCGGCCGGAAGCTCTGGATGGACCAGAAGCGGCCGACCTCCACCGAGGTCCCGAGCTACCCGCCGACGAAGTACCACGTCGCCGGCGACCGCGAGCCCCAGATCCGCGCCTTCCGCGACGAGGTCCTCGCGCACCTGAAGGCGAAGCGGCCGCTCATCGACGTCCGCAGCCCCAAGGAGTTCACCGGCGAGATGCTCCACATGGAGGACTACCCCCAGGAGGGCTCGCTCCGCGGCGGCCACATCCCCGGGGCGAAGAACGTCCCCTGGTCGCGCGCCGTCAACGAGGACGGGACGTTCAAGTCGGCGGCGGAGCTGAGGGCGATCTTCGAGCAGGAGGCCGGGCTGAAGCCCGCCGACGACGTCATCGCCTACTGCCGGATCGGCGAGCGGTCCAGCCTGACCTGGTTCGTCCTGACGTACCTGCTGGGCTACTCGCACGTCCGGAATTATGATGGGTCGTGGACCGAGTGGGGCAACCTCGTCCGCGTGCCGATCGCCACGGGCGCCTGA
- a CDS encoding SufE family protein, whose product MPAALDAIVAELSESDRQERIDLLIDFARNLPPLPDRLAAHKDAGHRVEECQSPVYLFVELVGDRAALYADAPMEAPTVRGFVSLLLEGLNGSTVEEILEVPNDLVARCGLQEVLGMLRVRGLAGVLRRIKAEVTRAAMGQAQPQAAAGPPPGPAAGP is encoded by the coding sequence ATGCCGGCCGCACTCGACGCGATCGTCGCGGAGCTGAGCGAGTCCGATCGCCAGGAGCGCATCGACCTGCTCATCGACTTCGCCAGGAACCTCCCCCCGCTCCCGGATCGCCTGGCGGCCCACAAGGACGCCGGCCATCGGGTCGAGGAATGCCAGTCGCCCGTCTACCTCTTCGTGGAGCTGGTGGGCGACCGGGCCGCCCTCTACGCCGACGCGCCGATGGAGGCCCCCACCGTGCGGGGCTTCGTCTCGCTCCTCCTGGAGGGGCTGAACGGGTCGACCGTCGAGGAGATCCTGGAGGTGCCCAACGACCTCGTGGCCCGCTGCGGGCTCCAGGAGGTCCTGGGCATGCTCCGCGTCCGGGGCCTCGCCGGGGTGCTCCGCCGCATCAAGGCGGAGGTCACCCGGGCCGCCATGGGGCAGGCCCAGCCCCAGGCCGCCGCGGGCCCCCCGCCGGGGCCCGCCGCCGGCCCCTGA
- a CDS encoding non-heme iron oxygenase ferredoxin subunit produces the protein MPGPVKVAARADIPPGGKLLAEVDGRAIAVLRVGDDFYAIDDVCTHDGGPLAEGELRGCEIRCPRHGARFDVRDGRALSFPAVEPVPTHRVEIRGDDVLVHVDD, from the coding sequence ATGCCAGGGCCCGTCAAGGTCGCCGCCCGAGCGGACATCCCCCCCGGCGGCAAGCTGCTCGCCGAGGTCGACGGCCGGGCGATCGCCGTCCTCCGCGTCGGCGACGACTTCTATGCCATCGACGACGTCTGCACGCACGACGGCGGCCCGCTCGCCGAGGGGGAGCTCCGGGGCTGCGAGATCCGCTGCCCCCGCCACGGCGCCCGGTTCGACGTCCGCGACGGCCGGGCCCTGAGCTTCCCGGCCGTCGAGCCCGTCCCGACCCATCGCGTCGAGATCCGCGGCGACGACGTGCTCGTCCACGTCGACGACTGA
- a CDS encoding metal-sulfur cluster assembly factor: protein MAADQEALVSALKTVKDPELNVNVVDLGLVYSIQSREDEVDVEMTLTSPACPVGPEMLRSAVTALEKVEGVSKANVRLVMSPPWSPDRMSDDARDELGYF from the coding sequence ATGGCGGCCGATCAGGAAGCGCTCGTCTCCGCCCTCAAGACCGTCAAGGACCCGGAGCTGAACGTCAACGTCGTGGACCTCGGCCTGGTCTACTCGATCCAGAGCCGGGAGGACGAGGTGGACGTGGAGATGACCCTCACCTCGCCCGCCTGCCCGGTCGGCCCGGAGATGCTCCGCAGCGCCGTCACCGCGCTGGAGAAGGTCGAGGGCGTCTCCAAGGCCAACGTCCGCCTCGTCATGTCCCCCCCCTGGTCGCCCGATCGCATGAGCGACGACGCCCGCGACGAGCTGGGCTACTTCTGA
- a CDS encoding helix-turn-helix domain-containing protein gives MARKKTPKVRVHLKASLSRRLREIRQEIFGEHGGPELARRLGLPARTWYNYETGVTVPAEVLLSFIEQTGANPMYLISGEGPRYRRAESPLADLSPLAMIRRGLEELERSPAEAVFIPRADNLPSEHAPDFAAIPVYPPEAIGRSTPHPSQAEGYVMAYRRWLPNPSRTIGLRIRDDSMSPILPPGSVAAMDASSSDPYQLHGRIVVARAEDVPVVRWLEVSGRHIILRPNSTSREYPLIPRDLDGPLDDVILGQVVWSWSLFRET, from the coding sequence GTGGCTCGCAAGAAGACACCGAAAGTCCGCGTCCACCTCAAGGCATCGCTCTCTCGCCGGCTGCGCGAGATCCGGCAGGAGATCTTCGGCGAGCACGGCGGCCCCGAGCTGGCCCGCCGCCTCGGCCTCCCGGCGCGGACCTGGTACAACTACGAGACGGGCGTCACCGTCCCGGCCGAGGTGCTGCTCAGCTTCATCGAGCAGACCGGGGCCAACCCGATGTACCTGATCTCCGGCGAGGGCCCGCGCTACCGCAGGGCCGAGTCCCCGCTGGCGGACCTCAGCCCGCTGGCCATGATCCGCCGCGGCCTCGAGGAGCTCGAGCGGTCCCCCGCCGAGGCGGTCTTCATCCCGAGGGCCGACAACCTCCCCTCGGAGCACGCCCCGGATTTCGCCGCGATCCCGGTGTATCCCCCGGAGGCGATCGGCCGATCGACGCCCCACCCGTCGCAGGCCGAGGGCTACGTGATGGCCTACCGGCGCTGGCTCCCCAACCCGTCCCGGACCATCGGCTTGCGGATCCGGGATGACTCGATGAGCCCGATCCTGCCCCCCGGCTCCGTCGCGGCCATGGACGCCTCGAGCAGCGACCCGTACCAGCTCCACGGCCGGATCGTCGTGGCGCGGGCCGAGGACGTGCCCGTCGTCCGCTGGCTCGAGGTCAGCGGACGCCACATCATCCTCCGGCCCAACTCCACGTCCCGCGAGTACCCGCTGATCCCCAGGGACCTGGACGGGCCGCTCGACGACGTCATCCTCGGCCAGGTCGTCTGGTCCTGGAGCCTCTTCCGCGAGACCTGA
- a CDS encoding type II toxin-antitoxin system RelE/ParE family toxin translates to MASARKDVRGFPRRVRQTVGQALFDAQAGEKHPDAKPLKGFGGAGVLEIVEDHDGRTYRAVYTVRFAGVVYVLHAFEKKSHKGIKTPPEEMDKVRRRLKEAEDDYARWISQQEPGGQGRG, encoded by the coding sequence GTGGCATCGGCCCGCAAGGACGTTAGGGGGTTCCCCCGACGTGTAAGACAGACGGTCGGCCAGGCCCTGTTCGATGCACAAGCAGGCGAGAAGCACCCCGATGCGAAGCCCTTGAAAGGGTTCGGAGGGGCAGGGGTCCTGGAAATTGTCGAGGACCATGACGGCCGGACCTATCGCGCCGTTTACACCGTCCGCTTCGCGGGCGTGGTCTACGTGCTCCACGCCTTCGAGAAGAAGTCGCACAAAGGCATCAAGACGCCGCCCGAGGAGATGGATAAAGTCCGACGACGGTTGAAAGAGGCGGAGGACGATTATGCCCGATGGATCTCGCAGCAAGAGCCGGGGGGGCAAGGCCGGGGCTGA
- a CDS encoding helix-turn-helix domain-containing protein: MPDGSRSKSRGGKAGAERIATVERGSGNVFADLGLPDPDLALAKAELVQRIRGLIEERRLTSAGAAELLGLDQPKLESLIRGGTSRYSMDRLFRFLNALGQRVEIAVRPDSRREGIRSVIVT; encoded by the coding sequence ATGCCCGATGGATCTCGCAGCAAGAGCCGGGGGGGCAAGGCCGGGGCTGAGAGGATCGCGACCGTCGAGAGGGGCAGCGGGAACGTCTTCGCGGACCTAGGGCTCCCAGATCCCGACCTGGCCCTCGCGAAAGCCGAACTCGTGCAGCGCATTCGCGGCCTCATCGAGGAGCGGCGGCTAACGTCCGCCGGCGCCGCGGAGTTGCTCGGTCTCGACCAGCCGAAGCTCGAATCGCTGATCCGGGGGGGCACCTCACGGTACAGCATGGACCGCCTCTTTCGCTTCCTCAACGCGCTGGGTCAGCGGGTCGAAATAGCCGTCCGCCCGGATTCCAGGAGGGAAGGGATAAGGTCTGTCATCGTGACGTGA
- a CDS encoding sigma 54-interacting transcriptional regulator, with the protein MAVTRGSAFRPEQLWQQAREPMFWLDPALRIVWVNRAWEALTGQSAEAVIGRTCGAHGPDRGGDPIELAASLSPPPEALAGAPAGTTALVPIAGGEPTWRRLEFWPFRDQQGATLGLLGQVRPAEEAASVPESRAHALRVRLMELRERLHRDHGIDSLIGSGPAHDRLMEQVKVAGASDAPVLLVGEPGTGKRLVARVIHGLGQRRHRPLVPIDCEALPADVLERELFASPRPGAADDGADGPPADGPARLAMPEGSALLLGDILATPRDLQARLAAAIQPGGRARDPLAGAHDGPAEGPEVGRGPRGVRVIATTAGDFEEASRRGLIRPDFSCAVSVLVLRLPPLRERAHDLPVLAQHFLERANRRTGGLASGFTARAMAALRAYDWPGNLRELDRVVAAAERRFGERQEGAPASAADGGPALVDVADLPASIRGHLAGSYLPPAAPRGIQPLDELLTEIERRLIESALSKARQNKSRAAEILGISRPRLYRRIKELNLPDADDADPGVGEKAEGREVKIEK; encoded by the coding sequence ATGGCGGTCACACGCGGCTCCGCTTTCCGTCCCGAACAGCTCTGGCAGCAGGCGCGGGAGCCGATGTTCTGGCTCGACCCCGCGCTCCGCATCGTCTGGGTCAATCGCGCCTGGGAGGCCCTCACGGGGCAATCCGCCGAGGCCGTGATCGGCCGGACCTGCGGGGCCCACGGGCCCGACCGTGGGGGCGACCCGATCGAGCTGGCGGCCAGCCTGTCGCCGCCGCCGGAGGCCCTCGCCGGCGCCCCCGCGGGGACCACGGCACTGGTCCCGATAGCCGGGGGCGAGCCGACGTGGCGTCGCCTCGAATTCTGGCCGTTCCGCGACCAGCAGGGCGCGACGCTCGGCCTGCTCGGCCAGGTCCGGCCCGCCGAGGAGGCGGCGAGCGTCCCGGAGTCCCGCGCCCACGCCCTCCGCGTCCGTCTGATGGAGCTGCGGGAGCGGCTGCACCGGGACCACGGCATCGATTCCCTGATCGGCTCCGGCCCGGCGCACGATCGGCTGATGGAGCAAGTGAAGGTGGCCGGCGCGTCGGACGCCCCCGTGCTCCTCGTCGGCGAGCCGGGGACTGGCAAGCGGCTGGTCGCCCGGGTCATCCACGGGCTCGGCCAGCGGAGGCATCGGCCGCTCGTCCCCATCGACTGCGAGGCCCTGCCGGCCGACGTCCTCGAACGCGAGCTCTTCGCCTCGCCCCGGCCCGGCGCGGCCGACGACGGGGCGGACGGCCCGCCCGCCGACGGTCCCGCCCGCCTGGCGATGCCCGAGGGCTCGGCCCTGCTCCTCGGCGACATCCTCGCCACGCCCCGCGACCTCCAGGCCCGGCTGGCCGCGGCGATCCAGCCCGGCGGCCGCGCCCGCGACCCGCTCGCCGGGGCGCACGACGGTCCGGCCGAGGGCCCCGAGGTCGGCCGCGGCCCGCGCGGCGTCCGGGTGATCGCCACCACGGCCGGGGACTTCGAGGAGGCCTCGCGGCGCGGCCTGATCCGGCCCGACTTCTCCTGCGCGGTCAGCGTCCTGGTGCTCCGCCTGCCGCCGCTCCGCGAGCGGGCGCACGACCTGCCGGTGCTGGCGCAGCACTTCCTGGAGAGGGCCAATCGCCGGACCGGCGGCCTCGCGTCGGGGTTTACGGCCAGGGCCATGGCGGCCCTCCGGGCCTACGACTGGCCGGGCAACCTCCGCGAGCTCGACCGGGTCGTCGCCGCCGCGGAGCGGAGGTTCGGCGAGCGGCAGGAGGGGGCCCCCGCCTCGGCCGCCGACGGCGGGCCGGCCCTGGTCGACGTCGCCGACCTGCCCGCCTCGATCCGAGGCCACCTCGCGGGCTCCTACCTGCCCCCGGCCGCGCCCCGCGGCATCCAGCCGCTCGACGAGCTGCTCACCGAGATCGAGCGGCGGCTCATCGAGTCGGCGCTCAGCAAGGCGAGGCAGAACAAGTCCCGGGCCGCCGAGATCCTCGGCATCTCCCGCCCCCGCCTCTACCGCCGCATCAAGGAGCTCAACCTGCCGGACGCCGACGACGCCGACCCCGGCGTCGGCGAGAAGGCGGAGGGCAGGGAAGTGAAGATCGAGAAATGA
- a CDS encoding FKBP-type peptidyl-prolyl cis-trans isomerase N-terminal domain-containing protein, translated as MKVSLCVAVATGLLAASAMAQEPAAPAQLKSLKDKASYGYGYSMGRNMKTQGIDLDPAILAKGLADGLGGSEALMKDAEIQASIQEFAKQIQAKQAGMAGQAAASNKAEGEKFLAANKKKPGVVTTPSGLQYKVIKQGTGPKPKASDTVTVHYEGKLLDGTVFDSSIKRGEPIAFPLNGVIKGWTEGVQLMPVGSTYQFFIPSELAYGANPRPGGPIGPNAVLTFEVQLLKIGE; from the coding sequence ATGAAGGTTTCGCTGTGTGTCGCGGTCGCGACGGGGCTACTCGCGGCCTCCGCGATGGCCCAGGAACCGGCCGCTCCGGCCCAGCTCAAGAGCCTGAAGGACAAGGCGAGCTACGGCTACGGCTACTCCATGGGCCGGAACATGAAGACGCAGGGCATCGACCTGGATCCGGCGATCCTCGCCAAGGGCCTCGCCGACGGCCTCGGCGGCAGCGAGGCCCTCATGAAGGACGCGGAGATCCAGGCCAGCATCCAGGAGTTCGCCAAGCAGATCCAGGCGAAGCAGGCCGGCATGGCCGGCCAGGCCGCCGCCAGCAACAAGGCCGAGGGCGAGAAGTTCCTGGCCGCCAACAAGAAGAAGCCGGGCGTCGTCACCACCCCCAGCGGCCTCCAGTACAAGGTCATCAAGCAGGGCACCGGCCCCAAGCCGAAGGCCAGCGACACGGTGACCGTCCACTACGAGGGCAAGCTCCTCGACGGCACCGTCTTCGACAGCTCCATCAAGCGCGGGGAGCCGATCGCGTTCCCCCTCAACGGCGTCATCAAGGGGTGGACCGAGGGCGTCCAGCTCATGCCCGTGGGCTCGACCTACCAGTTCTTCATCCCCAGCGAGCTCGCCTACGGCGCGAACCCGCGCCCGGGCGGCCCCATCGGCCCCAACGCCGTCCTCACCTTCGAAGTCCAGCTCCTCAAGATCGGCGAGTGA